From the genome of Taeniopygia guttata chromosome 31, bTaeGut7.mat, whole genome shotgun sequence, one region includes:
- the LOC121468456 gene encoding large ribosomal subunit protein uL16, with amino-acid sequence MGRRPARCYRYCKNKPYPKSRFCRGVPDPKIRIFDLGRKKAKVDEFPLCGHMVSDEYEQLSSEALEAARICANKYMVKSCGKDGFHIRVRLHPFHVIRINKMLSCAGADRLQTGMRGAFGKPQGTVARVHIGQVIMSIRTKAQNKEHVVEALRRAKFKFPGRQKIHISKKWGFTKFNADAFEEMVAQKRLIPDGCGVKYVPARGPLDRWRALHA; translated from the exons ATGGGCCGGCGGCCGGCGCGATG CTACCGCTACTGCAAGAACAAACCCTACCCCAAGTCCCGCTTCTGCCGCGGGGTCCCCG accccaaaatccgAATTTTCGACCTGGGCCGGAAAAAAGCCAAAGTGGACGAGTTCCCCCTGTGCGGCCACATGGTGTCGGACGAGTACGAGCAGCTCAGCTCCGAGG CGCTGGAGGCGGCGCGGATCTGCGCTAACAAGTACATGGTGAAGAGCTGCGGCAAGGACGGGTTCCACATCCGCGTGCGCCTCCACCCCTTCCACGTCATCCGCATCAACAAGATGCTCTCCTGCGCCGGCGCCGACAG GCTGCAGACGGGCATGCGCGGCGCCTTCGGGAAGCCGCAGGGCACGGTGGCGCGGGTGCACATCGGCCAGGTGATCATGTCCATCCGCACCAAGGCGCAGAACAAGGAGCACGTGGTGGAGGCGCTGCGCCGCGCCAAGTTCAAGTTCCCGGGGCGCCAGAAG ATCCACATCTCGAAGAAGTGGGGGTTCACCAAGTTCAACGCCGACGCCTTCGAGGAGATGGTGGCGCAGAAGCGGCTGATCCCCGACGGCTGCGGGGTCAAGTACGTCCCTGCCCGGGGGCCCCTGGACCGCTGGAGGGCCCTGCACGcctga
- the PDZD4 gene encoding PDZ domain-containing protein 4 yields MGCNMCVVQKPEEQHRVMLQVGGREGSRRGGPRGGSKEPLVLTVLGRGPRGAPPPPPPARGGPGPPPTILGGLVDSGTQTDISFQSRRGGAEPPPQDYFDPADLGEPERPEELEYEEVQLYKTSHQLGITVCYRTDGEEDPGIYVGEVNPNSIAAKDGRIREGDRIVQINGVEIQDREEAVAFLTREQQTNISLLLARPESQRWKDSDREDFLDEFGSDEEPELRGAWTPPGQPPSPATPGGGRAEPDSGVGRTDESTRNEESSEHDLLAEEAGEGPPPPPRPPPPRREPQNPQNSPQNSPQNSARLHAKPGAGGAAARNGSGCGSAGRAGGGAGGRRGAGPEPGPGPGPGPGFGPGLGPGLGPGLGPGLGPGSPPPPALSPAELRRYRALRGRGAAGGPGRAELARLEEELRHLEFKCRHLLRAQQLERLRERGRRAWRDPRPGVEGPLADIAEAPERDSSSAYNTGESSRSSPLLLRAGLAAATAPPPAAAAKGPRGKRPGRDRLLKARAIKILEERGGSTDDDARSELKTGRYWSREQRKQHLARAREQRRRRELLLQGRPEAPAGPGAAAGSGAGGAETPQPPQHGQGSRRGLRKRSRRILDNWVTIQEMMLAQHGGRLEHPLLSVTTV; encoded by the exons ATGGGCTGCAACATGTGCGTGGTGCAGAAACCCGAGGAGCAGCACCGGGTGATGCTGCAG gTGGGCGGCAGGGAGGGGTCGCGCCGGGGGGGCCCCCGGGGGGGCTCGAAGGAGCCGCTGGTGCTGACGgtgctggggaggggtccccgcggcgccccccccccgccgccccccgcccggggggggccgggacccccacccacaATTCTGGGGGGGCTCGTGGACAGCGGCACCCAGACCGACATCAGCTTCCAGAGCCGCCGGGGGGGCGCCGAGCC GCCCCCCCAGGATTATTTTGACCCCGCGGATTTGGGGGAGCCCGAGCGCCCCGAGGAGCTGGAATATGAG gAGGTGCAGCTGTACAAGACCAGCCACCAGCTCGGCATCACCGTCTGCTACCGCACGGACGGCGAGGAGGACCCCGGCATCTACGTGGGGGAG GTGAACCCCAACAGCATCGCAGCCAAGGACGGGCGGATCCGCGAGGGAGACCGGATCgtgcag ATCAACGGGGTGGAGATCCAGGACCGGGAGGAGGCCGTGGCCTTCCTGACCCGCGAGCAGCAGACCAacatctccctgctgctggcccgGCCCGAGagccag CGCTGGAAGGACAGTGACCGAGAGGATTTCCTGGACGAGTTCGGCTCCGATGAGGAACCGGAGCTGAGGGGGGCCTGGACCCCCCCCGGGcag ccccccagccccgccacgcccggcggcggccgcgccgaGCCCGACAGCGGCGTGGGGCGCACGGACGAGTCCACGCGCAACGAGGAGAGCTCGGAGCACGACCTGCTGGCCGAGGAGGCCGGCGAGGgaccccccccgcccccacggcctcccccgccccgccgcgaaccccaaaatccccaaaattctccccaaaattccccccaaaactcgGCGCGGCTCCACGCAAAACCCGGCGCTGGAGGAGCGGCCGCGCGGAACGGCTCCGGCTGCGGGTCGGCGGGAAGAGCCGGAGGTGgagcgggcgggcggcgcggagcggggccggagccgggaccgggaccgggaccgggaccggggttCGGACCGGGGTTAGGCCCGGGTTTGGGGCCGGGTTTAGGCCCCGGTTTGGGCCCCggctcgccgccgccgcccgcgctgAGCCCCGCGGAGCTCCGGCGGTACCGGGCGCTGCgcgggcgcggagccgcgggcgggccgggccgggcggagctGGCGCGGCTCGAGGAGGAGCTGCGGCATTTGGAGTTCAAGTGCCGCCACCTCCTGCGGGCGCAGCAGCTCGAGCGGCTCCGCGAGCGCGGCCGCCGAGCGTGGCGGGACCCCCGGCCGGGGGTCGAGGGCCCTTTGGCCGATATCGCCGAAGCTCCGGAGCGCGACAGCAGCAGCGCCTACAACACCGGCGAGAGCTCCCGCAGCTCCCCGCTGCTGCTCCGCGCCGGCCTCGCCGCCGCCACCGCGCCgccccccgcggccgccgccaaAGGGCCCCGCGGGAAGCGGCCGGGCCGGGACCGGCTGCTCAAGGCTCGGGCCATCAAAATCCTGGAGGAGCGCGGCGGCTCCACCGACGACGACGCGCGGAGCGAGTTGAAAACCGGCCGCTACTGGAGCCGCGAGCAGCGCAAGCAGCACCTGGCCCGGGCCCGGGAGCAGCGGCGCCGCCGGGAGTTGCTGCTCCAGGGGCGGCCCGAGGCACCGGCGGGGCCCGGAGCGGCCGCGggcagcggggcggggggcgccgagaccccccagcccccccagcacGGGCAGGGGTCGCGGCGGGGGCTGCGCAAGAGGAGCCGCCGCATCCTGGATAATTGGGTGACGATCCAGGAGATGATGCTGGCGCAGCACGGGGGGCGCCTGGAGCACCCCCTGCTCTCGGTCACCACCGTGTGA